A single genomic interval of Arthrobacter methylotrophus harbors:
- a CDS encoding LysR substrate-binding domain-containing protein has protein sequence MFEPVQLRSFLAVAETLSFTKAAERLGLAQPTVSQHVRKLETAAKRALVARDTRDVRLTDNGDAMAGFARNILAAHDSAARYFSGSAMRGRLRFGTADDLAITGLPRILREFRQLYPQINLELTVSQSDQLYKRVNAGQLDLVFVKWVGEAQDGTVVRHDKFAWVGVEQTVLDPASPVPLICYPAPSVSRKLAIDALEAMGRTWRVTCSTRQIAGVLAAVRAGIGVAVMPSSLVPEDLTVITRRFDLPPVGDVDFTLIRNPLANSEVVEALTQAIIGRTLNKQA, from the coding sequence GTGTTCGAACCCGTGCAGCTGCGGTCTTTCCTGGCCGTGGCCGAGACTTTGAGTTTTACCAAGGCAGCCGAACGCCTCGGCCTGGCCCAGCCCACCGTGAGCCAACACGTGAGAAAGCTGGAGACTGCGGCCAAACGGGCGCTCGTAGCGCGCGACACCCGCGATGTTCGGCTGACGGACAATGGCGACGCCATGGCTGGGTTTGCCCGGAACATCCTGGCCGCCCACGATTCCGCAGCGAGGTATTTCTCCGGATCCGCGATGCGCGGCCGGCTGCGATTCGGAACGGCCGACGATCTCGCCATCACCGGCCTGCCGCGGATCCTGCGCGAGTTCCGGCAACTGTATCCCCAGATCAACCTCGAGCTCACGGTCAGCCAGAGCGACCAGCTTTATAAACGCGTCAATGCGGGCCAGCTCGACCTCGTGTTCGTGAAGTGGGTGGGCGAAGCCCAGGACGGCACCGTAGTTCGGCATGACAAGTTCGCCTGGGTCGGCGTCGAACAGACCGTCTTGGACCCGGCCAGCCCGGTGCCGCTGATCTGCTACCCGGCACCGAGCGTCAGCCGCAAACTGGCCATCGATGCCCTCGAGGCCATGGGCCGGACCTGGCGTGTCACGTGTTCCACGAGGCAGATCGCGGGCGTCCTGGCAGCGGTGAGGGCAGGCATTGGCGTCGCAGTCATGCCGTCGTCGCTGGTTCCAGAGGATCTCACTGTGATCACGCGGCGCTTTGACCTACCGCCCGTGGGCGATGTCGATTTCACCCTGATCCGCAACCCGTTGGCAAACTCCGAGGTCGTGGAGGCGTTGACGCAGGCGATCATCGGGAGAACGCTCAACAAGCAGGCGTAG
- a CDS encoding TetR/AcrR family transcriptional regulator, with product MAWDTERTKRLLLEAATAEFCHFGLAGARVDRIAATAGVNKERIYQYFGKKDLLFDAVIASQLSKVVDEVRIEGSGPEALADYAGRLFDHHHQDATLPRLLFWEGLERGDYVVNRPDRAVNCTDKVDGVIGALPGTSREDAADLMLTIIALCDAWPVLPELDGLMAGKGSSRAERRRKAIVHTVFLAAQGLVRERSTV from the coding sequence ATGGCATGGGACACCGAGCGGACCAAGCGGCTCCTCCTTGAAGCGGCCACCGCCGAGTTCTGCCACTTCGGACTCGCCGGCGCCAGGGTGGACCGCATCGCGGCAACGGCCGGAGTCAACAAAGAACGCATCTATCAGTACTTCGGGAAGAAGGACCTTCTCTTCGACGCCGTCATCGCGTCCCAGCTCAGCAAGGTGGTGGATGAAGTCCGCATCGAGGGCAGCGGTCCCGAAGCCTTGGCCGACTACGCCGGACGGCTCTTCGATCATCACCATCAAGATGCAACCTTGCCGAGGCTGCTGTTTTGGGAGGGCTTGGAGCGCGGGGACTATGTGGTGAACCGTCCGGACCGGGCCGTGAACTGCACTGACAAGGTTGATGGCGTCATCGGAGCCTTGCCCGGCACATCGAGGGAAGATGCGGCCGATCTGATGCTTACCATCATTGCGCTCTGTGACGCCTGGCCGGTCCTGCCCGAGCTGGATGGCCTCATGGCCGGCAAGGGATCGAGCAGGGCGGAGCGGCGCCGGAAAGCGATCGTCCACACCGTGTTCCTAGCTGCGCAGGGGTTGGTCCGGGAGCGCAGTACCGTCTAG
- a CDS encoding trehalase-like domain-containing protein yields MATPLNLSLADSALLTKSLPLGLLRTFVQSEAAHDGITPELLTELRMLARTPGLLVACNYGGTLCTAEGVSTETLPLGNAAVALRALAALPNTHTAVISGRSLRDLAAVSRLPAEVHLVGSHGAEFDMTYAYSISMATEAILQQAAMALNESIGFEKGISIERKPVAVAIHTRPATPAAVARVTLEAQQIARELGLVFIVDGSVLDLSIVEPSKGAALEHLRTQLGASAALFAGDADSDELAIATLRGPDLGLHVGPGKTSARYRLPDPESFAKVLAILFELRRAWLFGEDAVGLERHSMIGNGTSTALLTPEAKICWMSHPLPDSGSLFAHILGGDPAGHFSVEPVKASKVLGQRYVDNTMIVETRWADVTVTDYLEPAPDGITSLVRVISGTGIARIVFAPRPDYANAPFNMEVRGEELHVVGTSDPIVLFAPGVSFNVSSDGKHGTATAEVRLANGPVVMNLRCGDTEPTTPDPAGELARRAAVAHQSRQWVRGLELPDMKPSLVRRSALVLKALVHEPTGAVLAAPTTSLPEGIGGTRNWDYRYCWLRDGSMTVNALVDLGSTEEADGFLRWLGRILENAPGPEWLHPLYSVTGSPLSTEAIIESLPGYAGSRPVRIGNAADHQVQLDVFGPIAELIHGLGKRRGTVPDEHWKLMEQMASAVLARWHEPDHGIWEARRAPRHHIYTKVMCWVTLDRAMQTAVRFRRPLGAEWEETANTIRAEVLREGWDDSANSYTVAYDSPDLDAAVLHIGLSGLLDVRDQRFLDTVTAVERELRVGPTVFRYRYDDGLPGLEGGFHICTTWLIEAYLAVGRLDDALELFNQLVALFGPTGLLPEEFDPGTETHLGNHPQAYSHLGFIRCAQLLDRYLDSVDEE; encoded by the coding sequence ATGGCTACTCCGCTCAATTTGTCCCTGGCCGATTCGGCGCTGCTGACAAAATCGCTTCCCCTTGGACTCCTGCGGACGTTCGTCCAATCCGAGGCAGCCCACGACGGAATTACCCCGGAGCTCCTCACTGAGCTCAGAATGCTGGCCCGCACCCCGGGGCTTTTGGTGGCCTGCAATTACGGTGGAACCCTCTGCACCGCCGAAGGCGTGTCAACGGAGACGCTCCCGTTGGGGAATGCCGCCGTCGCGCTCCGGGCCTTGGCCGCCCTGCCGAACACGCACACGGCCGTTATCTCCGGCCGATCGCTGCGGGACCTGGCTGCCGTGTCCAGGCTGCCGGCGGAAGTCCATCTGGTAGGTTCGCACGGCGCTGAGTTCGACATGACCTACGCGTACAGCATCTCGATGGCCACAGAGGCGATCCTCCAGCAAGCAGCTATGGCGCTCAATGAATCCATCGGCTTCGAAAAGGGCATCAGCATCGAGCGAAAGCCTGTGGCCGTCGCTATCCACACCAGGCCGGCCACGCCTGCAGCGGTTGCACGGGTGACCCTCGAAGCGCAGCAGATCGCCCGCGAGCTGGGCCTGGTCTTCATAGTGGACGGATCCGTGTTGGACCTTTCCATTGTGGAGCCGTCCAAAGGCGCCGCGCTGGAGCATCTGCGCACACAGTTGGGGGCCAGCGCGGCGCTGTTTGCCGGCGACGCGGACAGCGACGAACTCGCTATCGCCACTTTGCGGGGCCCCGATCTTGGCTTGCACGTCGGGCCCGGAAAAACATCGGCGCGCTACCGGCTGCCGGACCCGGAATCCTTCGCAAAGGTACTCGCCATCTTGTTCGAACTGCGCCGGGCATGGTTGTTCGGCGAGGACGCAGTGGGGCTGGAACGGCATTCGATGATCGGCAACGGGACCTCCACTGCGCTGCTCACCCCGGAAGCCAAGATTTGCTGGATGAGCCATCCTCTCCCGGATTCCGGCTCCCTGTTTGCCCACATCCTCGGGGGCGATCCGGCCGGGCACTTCAGCGTGGAACCGGTCAAGGCGTCGAAGGTGCTGGGCCAGCGCTACGTGGACAACACCATGATCGTGGAGACGCGCTGGGCCGACGTCACAGTCACCGACTACCTCGAACCGGCCCCGGACGGGATCACCAGCCTGGTCAGGGTCATCTCCGGCACAGGCATCGCGCGGATTGTGTTTGCACCGAGGCCGGACTACGCCAATGCGCCGTTCAACATGGAGGTCAGGGGTGAGGAATTGCACGTGGTGGGCACCTCGGACCCTATTGTCCTTTTCGCTCCCGGAGTCTCATTCAATGTTTCAAGCGACGGCAAACACGGCACCGCCACCGCGGAAGTCAGACTCGCGAACGGTCCCGTCGTCATGAACCTCAGGTGCGGAGACACTGAGCCGACGACGCCGGACCCGGCCGGAGAGCTCGCCCGGCGGGCCGCCGTCGCGCACCAATCCCGGCAGTGGGTCCGTGGGCTGGAACTGCCCGACATGAAACCTTCGTTGGTGCGGCGCTCGGCGCTGGTCCTGAAGGCGCTGGTGCACGAACCTACCGGGGCCGTCCTCGCGGCGCCCACCACCTCGCTGCCTGAAGGAATCGGCGGCACCCGCAACTGGGACTACCGCTATTGCTGGCTCCGCGATGGTTCCATGACCGTCAACGCGCTGGTGGATCTCGGTTCTACCGAGGAGGCAGATGGGTTTCTCCGCTGGCTGGGGCGCATCCTGGAGAACGCGCCGGGACCGGAATGGCTGCATCCCCTGTACTCCGTGACCGGCTCCCCGCTGTCCACGGAGGCCATTATCGAAAGCCTGCCCGGTTACGCCGGATCGCGGCCCGTGCGGATCGGGAACGCCGCCGATCACCAAGTGCAGCTGGATGTCTTCGGACCGATCGCAGAGCTCATCCACGGGCTGGGCAAGCGGCGCGGCACCGTGCCGGACGAGCACTGGAAGCTCATGGAGCAGATGGCCTCGGCGGTGCTGGCCCGGTGGCACGAACCGGACCACGGCATCTGGGAAGCGAGGCGCGCGCCACGGCACCACATCTACACCAAAGTGATGTGCTGGGTGACGCTGGACCGGGCAATGCAGACCGCTGTCCGGTTCCGGCGCCCCCTCGGAGCCGAGTGGGAGGAAACAGCCAACACTATCCGGGCCGAGGTCCTCCGTGAGGGCTGGGACGATTCCGCCAATTCGTACACCGTGGCGTACGACAGCCCGGACCTGGACGCTGCCGTGCTGCACATCGGACTCTCCGGCCTTTTGGATGTCCGCGACCAGCGCTTCCTGGACACCGTCACCGCCGTCGAGCGGGAACTTCGGGTGGGTCCCACCGTGTTCCGGTACAGGTACGACGACGGCCTGCCGGGTCTGGAGGGCGGGTTCCACATTTGCACCACCTGGCTGATTGAGGCGTACCTTGCCGTGGGTCGCTTGGATGATGCGTTGGAGTTGTTCAACCAGCTCGTGGCGCTTTTTGGGCCGACGGGTTTGCTTCCCGAAGAGTTCGACCCCGGCACGGAGACCCACTTGGGCAACCACCCGCAGGCTTACTCGCACCTCGGTTTCATCCGTTGTGCGCAGCTCCTGGACAGGTACCTCGATTCGGTGGACGAAGAGTAG
- the panD gene encoding aspartate 1-decarboxylase encodes MNRTMFKSKIHRATVTHADLHYVGSVTVDLDLLDAADILPGELVSIVDVSNGARLETYTIAGERGSGVIGINGAAAHLVHVGDVVILITYAEMTTEEARAYQPKVVHVDKSNKIVQLGSDPAEGITPGIMRPPHALNNADLN; translated from the coding sequence ATGAACCGCACAATGTTTAAGTCCAAGATCCACCGCGCCACGGTGACCCATGCCGATTTGCACTACGTCGGTTCAGTGACGGTCGACCTGGACCTGCTGGATGCCGCGGATATCCTCCCGGGTGAGCTTGTCTCCATTGTTGACGTGAGCAATGGCGCGCGCCTCGAGACGTACACGATCGCCGGCGAACGTGGTTCCGGCGTCATCGGCATCAACGGAGCCGCCGCGCACTTGGTGCACGTGGGCGACGTCGTCATCCTCATCACCTATGCGGAGATGACCACGGAAGAGGCGAGGGCCTACCAGCCCAAGGTTGTCCATGTGGACAAGTCCAACAAAATCGTCCAGCTCGGCAGCGATCCCGCCGAGGGGATCACCCCGGGCATCATGCGCCCGCCGCACGCCCTCAACAACGCGGACCTGAACTAG
- a CDS encoding AEC family transporter, translating to MLGVLSGFFVVWAIILVGMFVGKRGILGDNARSVLSGLTFFVASPALLFETLGKAHLHDVFAAPLLVTAVGAVATGTLFFVIVKFWLKRSLPESLMSSMSASLANSANLGIPIAVFVLGDASYVAPLLIFQLAFFTPMYLMALDASTSSRRTTPLRFVLMIVRNPMIVGSALGLVVAGTGWQVPPLVMEPIHLIGGAAIPAMLMAFGMSLNGSRPLQKDTGRRIDTLLASGFKLFVHPTMAYLFARFTLGLDGHALFSVVVTSALPTAQNVFVAASRYNTGITVAKDTVLVTTVVAVPAMIAVALLLT from the coding sequence GTGCTGGGCGTCCTTTCCGGCTTCTTCGTGGTGTGGGCCATCATCCTGGTGGGCATGTTCGTCGGCAAGCGCGGGATCCTGGGAGACAACGCGCGTTCGGTCCTCAGCGGGCTGACGTTCTTCGTGGCAAGTCCTGCGCTCCTCTTTGAAACCTTGGGCAAGGCCCATCTTCACGACGTCTTCGCGGCGCCACTCCTGGTCACGGCCGTGGGCGCGGTAGCCACAGGCACCCTCTTCTTTGTCATCGTGAAGTTCTGGCTCAAACGATCCCTCCCCGAATCGCTCATGTCCTCCATGAGCGCATCCCTGGCCAACTCCGCGAACCTCGGCATCCCCATCGCGGTGTTCGTCCTGGGCGACGCGAGCTATGTGGCGCCGCTGCTGATCTTCCAGCTCGCGTTTTTCACGCCGATGTATCTGATGGCCCTCGACGCGAGCACCAGCAGCCGCCGCACCACTCCCCTGCGGTTCGTCTTGATGATCGTGCGGAATCCCATGATCGTTGGTTCGGCCCTCGGCCTCGTGGTGGCCGGCACGGGTTGGCAAGTGCCCCCGCTCGTCATGGAGCCGATCCATTTGATCGGCGGGGCCGCCATTCCCGCGATGCTGATGGCATTCGGGATGAGCCTGAACGGTTCGAGGCCCCTGCAAAAAGACACTGGCCGACGGATTGACACCTTGCTTGCGAGCGGGTTCAAGCTGTTCGTCCACCCCACGATGGCGTACCTCTTCGCCCGCTTCACCCTGGGCTTGGACGGTCACGCGCTGTTCTCCGTGGTGGTCACGTCGGCCCTCCCGACAGCGCAGAACGTCTTCGTTGCCGCGAGCCGCTACAACACGGGAATCACGGTGGCCAAGGACACCGTCCTTGTCACCACCGTCGTGGCCGTCCCAGCGATGATCGCCGTCGCGTTGTTGCTCACCTGA